One Betta splendens chromosome 16, fBetSpl5.4, whole genome shotgun sequence genomic window carries:
- the fabp4b gene encoding fatty acid binding protein 4b, whose amino-acid sequence MVEQFVGTWALLGSDNFDEYMKAIGVNFATRQMGNLAKPKLVISVDGGVISMKSESTFKNTEIKFKLDDEFDETTADGRQTKTLMTLENGKLIQKQTWDGKTTVLEREVRDGKLIIRCVMDDVVAVRTYEKA is encoded by the exons atggtCGAGCAGTTTGTCGGAACCTGGGCTCTGCTTGGCAGCGATAACTTTGATGAATACATGAAGGCAATCG GTGTGAACTTTGCCACACGGCAAATGGGCAACTTGGCGAAGCCTAAACTGGTGATCAGCGTGGACGGAGGAGTCATTTCAATGAAGTCCGAGAGCACGTTCAAGAATACGGAGATCAAGTTCAAGCTGGACGACGAGTTCGACGAGACCACCGCCGACGGCAGACAGACCAAG ACCCTCATGACGCTGGAGAATGGGAAACTGATTCAGAAGCAGACGTGGGATGGGAAAACCACCGTATTGGAACGGGAGGTTCGCGATGGGAAGCTAATAATT AGATGTGTCATGGACGACGTTGTTGCAGTGAGGACCTACGAGAAGGCTTAA